In Gemmata obscuriglobus, a single genomic region encodes these proteins:
- a CDS encoding DUF1559 domain-containing protein → MSPLRRAFTLIELLVVIAIIAVLIGLLLPAVQKVRAAAARTRCTSHLKQIALAAHNYHDVNERFPPGAQTGLRPSSLFVELLPYIEQTPLYQQWDFAAPANNYSGTAPRAGTVIAIYVCPAQTLTHGGSSFAVTTYGGNGGTVAFPPARATVDGMFHTTGALSEPRANQTGVRMLDVSDGTSNTLFFGERVIGDPALDSYLNAPAGVITPAPGPDIQPSASYAMWGALPGPNAAGGLLSAEVVIGYRHGTVWTPPPPPLPGFPPEPPPPVDGVALKALWWRRLGAYGSFHTGGVMTARADGSVSFLRDSTTSQVLIGLSTRNGNEVIPSE, encoded by the coding sequence ATGTCCCCGCTCCGTCGCGCGTTCACACTGATCGAACTGCTGGTGGTGATCGCGATCATCGCGGTTCTCATCGGGCTCCTGCTGCCCGCCGTCCAGAAGGTCCGGGCCGCGGCGGCGCGGACGAGGTGTACCAGCCACCTCAAGCAGATCGCGCTGGCCGCTCACAACTACCACGATGTCAACGAGCGGTTCCCACCGGGCGCACAGACGGGCCTGCGGCCGTCTTCGTTATTCGTGGAATTGCTGCCCTACATCGAGCAGACGCCGCTGTACCAGCAGTGGGACTTCGCCGCCCCCGCGAACAACTACTCCGGCACCGCCCCGCGGGCCGGGACCGTCATCGCCATTTACGTGTGCCCGGCTCAAACCCTCACGCACGGCGGCAGTTCGTTCGCGGTCACCACCTATGGCGGCAACGGCGGGACGGTGGCGTTCCCGCCGGCGCGGGCCACCGTCGACGGCATGTTCCACACGACGGGGGCGCTCTCCGAGCCGCGCGCGAACCAGACCGGCGTCCGGATGCTGGACGTCTCCGACGGCACCTCCAACACCCTCTTCTTCGGCGAGCGGGTGATCGGCGACCCGGCGCTCGACTCGTACCTGAACGCGCCGGCGGGCGTCATCACCCCGGCGCCGGGTCCGGACATTCAGCCGAGCGCGAGTTACGCCATGTGGGGGGCGCTCCCGGGGCCGAACGCGGCCGGCGGGTTGCTGAGCGCGGAGGTCGTGATCGGCTACCGGCACGGGACGGTGTGGACCCCACCGCCGCCGCCACTACCGGGGTTCCCGCCCGAGCCGCCCCCGCCGGTGGACGGCGTCGCGCTGAAGGCCCTGTGGTGGCGCCGGCTCGGCGCCTACGGGAGCTTCCACACCGGCGGGGTGATGACCGCCCGCGCCGACGGGAGCGTGAGCTTCCTGCGGGACTCCACCACATCGCAGGTGCTGATCGGGCTGAGCACGCGAAACGGTAACGAGGTGATTCCGTCCGAGTGA
- a CDS encoding serine/threonine-protein kinase, which produces MSACPPPDQLRGLIDGTLSAAAHPAVEEHVNGCPACQQALERLTAFPQLAPAGAAEPPPEAFLARVLAAATVAPLVPPPPPAPAAAPDVPGYEVAGELGRGGMGVVYRARHRRLNRTVALKVLTDAGLNDAAARSRFLTEAEAVARLQHPHIVQVYEFGEHAGRPYFAMEFADGGSLAEHLARGRTFPPARAAELVARVADAVAAAHAKGVIHRDLKPSNILLGGEPGDPAPKVADFGIARVGRSEMTATGELLGTPSYMAPEQAAGRHRDIGTYTDVHGLGAILYELLTGRPPFLGDTVVDTLQRVVRDRPRPPRALARGVPRDLETICLKCLEKAPSGRYPTADAVAADLRAYLCGGTISARPARAWERGVRLIRRHPVPFAALLLVAATVGAAFVLIGLALRVALVAQSTAEGNRQEAIEARLKAELGATKSALEQALALCEAGSVDRGLSGLDEVLNAAQRIGNQEPERVARLNRAARGEFQELERVARLNRAAWGEFRSREEYGFDRPDPARPVTVAVFADDGRALVTGSRRGGALRVWDLDHKAHGTGSLRELAPPDPARPGVVAAFPEPGGRLRAVYESGHVSEWNLQTGAAVRHDLAFEPDSPIRSAGATLAHRAVSGRLVGIGSADGTYRVWDLDRRRLLTRPDGEAASRHFYTGTKRRQSPHEPPALEPGPAPGAVTGVEFPDNGNMLLTAGEQEGVILLGLPAPNRGSLFEPGWGGRPNPAVTFHQFDLGGEVLNIRVGPDRQTFLAGGASAVSLWTIHDRERPLWVNGHPDRVTALAFSTDRRRCATADRGGTVRCWDATSGALLAELRLPSPVLALQFPPDKSDHLLVGGADGSSVLWRLPAQLELRDRAVEPTPLGPGIVIRIGPRAEQAIRAAGFEALHGGDWAATARKVEFWSGDRTATARKAELWPGEPPRLSIRPAGDGEALAPLGVSVSPDGRWLVTAVQGSGAVSVYDLSRAPPGRQSVPAARVGQVAFVGTRSFVTVTEPGPGRDAAGELVWWELDEKGGAGRRGGWPAAEVSCLAPHPGGGAVLIGYRRGRPARLWDLASETEVGPGLPHPGPVTAAAIAPGGDCVATGGQDGSVRLWPLSGEEWGGRAPQHAGRVNALAFGAGRAHGVLATASADCTARFWDVRTGYPLGPPLRHPAPVLSIAFAPDGTRVITGALNGYAKIWNAPAATDR; this is translated from the coding sequence ATGAGCGCGTGCCCGCCCCCGGACCAGTTACGAGGCCTGATCGACGGGACCCTGAGCGCCGCGGCCCACCCGGCCGTTGAGGAGCACGTGAACGGCTGCCCGGCCTGCCAGCAGGCACTGGAGCGACTGACCGCGTTCCCGCAGCTCGCCCCGGCGGGCGCGGCCGAGCCTCCCCCCGAAGCGTTCCTCGCGCGGGTCCTGGCCGCCGCCACCGTTGCCCCCCTGGTCCCGCCCCCGCCACCGGCCCCGGCCGCGGCGCCCGACGTGCCGGGGTACGAGGTGGCCGGGGAGCTCGGCCGCGGCGGCATGGGGGTCGTGTACCGGGCGCGGCACCGCCGCCTGAACCGCACGGTCGCACTGAAGGTGCTCACGGACGCGGGGCTGAACGACGCGGCCGCGCGGTCGCGCTTCCTGACCGAGGCCGAGGCGGTGGCGCGGCTCCAGCACCCCCACATCGTCCAGGTGTACGAGTTCGGCGAGCACGCCGGGCGCCCGTACTTCGCCATGGAGTTCGCGGACGGCGGGAGCCTCGCCGAGCACCTGGCCCGGGGCCGGACGTTCCCGCCGGCCCGGGCCGCGGAGTTGGTCGCGCGGGTGGCCGACGCCGTGGCCGCGGCGCACGCCAAGGGCGTCATCCACCGGGACCTGAAGCCGAGCAACATCCTGCTGGGCGGCGAGCCCGGGGACCCGGCCCCCAAGGTGGCCGATTTCGGCATCGCCCGGGTCGGGCGGTCCGAAATGACAGCCACCGGCGAGTTGCTCGGGACGCCGAGCTACATGGCGCCCGAACAGGCGGCCGGGCGGCACCGCGACATCGGCACGTACACCGACGTCCACGGCCTCGGCGCCATCCTCTACGAGTTGCTCACCGGCCGCCCGCCGTTTTTGGGGGACACGGTGGTGGACACCTTGCAGCGGGTCGTGCGCGACCGGCCCCGGCCGCCCCGCGCGCTGGCCCGCGGGGTGCCCCGGGACCTGGAGACCATCTGCCTCAAGTGCCTGGAAAAGGCCCCAAGCGGCCGGTACCCGACGGCCGACGCCGTGGCGGCCGACCTGCGGGCGTACCTTTGCGGCGGCACCATCAGCGCGCGGCCGGCCCGGGCCTGGGAGCGCGGCGTTCGCCTGATCCGCCGCCACCCGGTCCCGTTCGCGGCGCTGCTGCTGGTCGCCGCCACGGTCGGGGCGGCCTTCGTTTTGATCGGGCTTGCGCTGCGCGTCGCACTGGTCGCACAGTCCACCGCCGAGGGGAACAGGCAGGAGGCGATCGAGGCGCGGCTCAAAGCCGAACTCGGGGCCACGAAGTCCGCGCTCGAGCAGGCGCTCGCGCTGTGCGAGGCGGGGAGCGTGGACCGCGGCCTGTCCGGGCTCGACGAGGTTTTGAACGCGGCGCAGCGGATCGGGAACCAGGAGCCAGAGCGGGTGGCGCGGCTGAACCGCGCCGCGCGGGGCGAGTTCCAGGAGCTGGAGCGGGTGGCGCGGCTGAACCGCGCCGCGTGGGGCGAGTTCCGGTCGCGCGAGGAGTACGGGTTCGACCGGCCGGACCCCGCCCGCCCGGTCACGGTCGCCGTGTTCGCGGACGACGGCCGGGCGCTCGTGACGGGCAGCCGCCGGGGCGGCGCCCTGCGGGTCTGGGACCTGGACCACAAAGCACACGGCACCGGCTCGCTGCGGGAGCTGGCGCCGCCGGACCCGGCCCGCCCCGGGGTGGTGGCCGCGTTCCCGGAGCCAGGCGGGCGGCTCCGGGCGGTGTACGAGTCCGGCCACGTGAGCGAGTGGAACCTCCAGACCGGAGCGGCCGTTCGCCACGACCTCGCGTTCGAGCCGGACAGCCCGATCCGGTCCGCCGGCGCGACGCTGGCGCACCGCGCGGTGTCCGGCCGGCTGGTGGGCATCGGGTCGGCGGACGGCACCTACCGGGTCTGGGACCTGGACCGCCGGCGGCTGCTCACCCGCCCCGACGGCGAGGCCGCGTCCCGCCACTTTTACACCGGCACGAAGCGGCGCCAGAGCCCCCACGAGCCGCCGGCCCTCGAGCCCGGTCCGGCGCCCGGGGCCGTGACCGGGGTCGAGTTCCCGGACAACGGCAACATGCTGCTGACCGCCGGCGAGCAGGAGGGGGTGATTCTCCTGGGCCTCCCGGCGCCGAACCGCGGCTCCCTCTTCGAGCCGGGTTGGGGCGGCCGCCCCAACCCGGCAGTGACGTTCCACCAGTTCGACCTGGGCGGCGAGGTGCTCAACATCCGCGTCGGCCCGGACCGGCAGACGTTCCTGGCCGGCGGGGCGAGCGCGGTGAGCCTGTGGACGATCCACGACCGCGAGCGCCCGCTGTGGGTCAACGGGCACCCCGACCGGGTCACCGCCCTGGCGTTCAGCACCGACCGGCGGCGGTGCGCGACCGCGGACCGGGGCGGGACCGTCCGCTGCTGGGACGCGACGTCCGGGGCACTGCTGGCGGAGCTGCGCCTCCCCTCCCCCGTGCTCGCCCTGCAGTTCCCCCCCGACAAGTCGGACCATCTGCTGGTGGGCGGGGCGGACGGCTCGTCCGTTTTGTGGCGGCTGCCCGCCCAGCTCGAGCTCCGGGACCGGGCGGTCGAGCCGACGCCGCTCGGCCCCGGCATCGTGATCCGGATCGGCCCCAGGGCCGAACAGGCGATCCGGGCCGCGGGGTTCGAGGCGCTGCACGGCGGCGACTGGGCGGCGACCGCGCGGAAAGTCGAGTTCTGGTCGGGCGACCGGACGGCGACCGCGCGGAAAGCCGAGCTCTGGCCGGGCGAACCGCCCCGGCTCAGCATCCGGCCCGCGGGAGACGGCGAGGCGCTGGCCCCGCTCGGGGTGTCGGTCAGCCCGGACGGGCGGTGGCTGGTGACCGCGGTGCAGGGGTCGGGCGCGGTGTCCGTGTACGACCTGAGCCGCGCGCCGCCGGGTCGCCAGAGCGTTCCCGCGGCGCGGGTGGGCCAGGTCGCGTTCGTGGGCACCCGCTCCTTTGTGACGGTGACCGAGCCCGGGCCGGGCAGGGACGCCGCGGGGGAACTCGTGTGGTGGGAGCTGGACGAGAAGGGCGGGGCCGGCCGCCGCGGCGGCTGGCCGGCCGCCGAGGTCTCGTGCCTCGCCCCGCACCCGGGCGGCGGGGCGGTGCTGATCGGCTACCGCCGGGGCCGGCCGGCGCGCCTCTGGGATCTGGCCAGCGAGACGGAGGTCGGGCCGGGGCTCCCGCACCCCGGCCCGGTGACCGCAGCCGCCATCGCACCGGGCGGCGACTGTGTGGCCACCGGCGGCCAGGACGGGAGCGTGCGGTTGTGGCCGCTTTCCGGCGAGGAGTGGGGCGGGCGCGCCCCGCAGCACGCGGGGCGGGTGAACGCGCTGGCGTTCGGCGCCGGCCGGGCGCACGGGGTGCTGGCCACCGCCAGCGCCGACTGCACCGCCCGCTTCTGGGACGTCCGAACGGGCTACCCGCTCGGGCCGCCGCTCCGACACCCGGCGCCGGTGCTGTCGATCGCGTTCGCCCCCGACGGGACCCGCGTCATCACGGGCGCGCTCAACGGCTACGCGAAGATCTGGAACGCGCCTGCCGCCACGGACCGCTGA
- a CDS encoding S9 family peptidase encodes MLRFALAAALAALPAVASAEAPPLIPRDVLFGNPDRTAPQISPDGKHLAYLAPDAKNVLQVWVRSHPPQPGKPDDRAVTGDEKRGIRQYYWAHDGKHLLYLQDKGGDENFHLYASELATGKTRDLTPFDGVRVEGVDLDEHHPDTVLVGLNKRNKAAFDMHRITISTGAEKLDTENPGLIIGWTTDKDFVVRAATAVNTKTGGYDLMVREKPGADWKVVKQWTNEEQGQPAAFGADANTLYVIGNDQTDTMRLTKLDLATGKEEVVAEDPTADVSGAMVDDKRRVPLAVSFTRARTEWKILDDGIKADFAALAKVRRGDFSVTSQTRDQNLWVVAYATDDGPTAFYLYDRAAKKAEFLFVNNSKLEKLKLAQMEPISYRAKDGLTVHGYLTKPVGVDAKNLPTVLLVHGGPWARDNWGFSSLTQFLANRGYAVLQVNFRGSTGYGKKFLNAGNREWAGKMHQDLIDAKEWAVKQGVADPARVAIMGGSYGGYATLVGLTFTPDAFTCGVDIVGPSSIVTLLKTVPPYWAPAKALFAKRVGDLEKEEAFLKERSPLFKVNDITKPLLIGQGKNDPRVKVAESDQIVEAMRKNGKPVEYVLYPDEGHGFARPENRLHFFAVTEQFLAKHLGGRAEPVGEIKGHSGEIK; translated from the coding sequence ATGCTCCGTTTCGCTCTCGCCGCGGCCCTGGCCGCCCTACCGGCGGTCGCGTCGGCCGAGGCCCCGCCGCTGATCCCGCGCGACGTGCTGTTCGGCAACCCGGACCGGACCGCGCCGCAAATCAGCCCGGACGGCAAGCACCTCGCGTACCTCGCGCCCGACGCCAAGAACGTCCTCCAGGTCTGGGTCCGGAGCCACCCGCCACAGCCCGGCAAGCCCGACGACCGGGCCGTCACCGGCGACGAGAAGCGCGGCATCCGCCAGTACTATTGGGCGCACGACGGCAAGCACCTCCTGTACCTTCAGGACAAGGGCGGGGACGAGAACTTCCACCTCTACGCCAGCGAACTGGCGACCGGCAAAACCCGCGACCTCACGCCGTTCGACGGCGTCCGCGTGGAGGGCGTGGACCTCGACGAGCACCACCCGGACACGGTGCTCGTCGGCCTGAACAAGCGGAACAAAGCCGCGTTCGACATGCACCGGATCACCATTTCGACCGGCGCGGAGAAGCTCGACACCGAGAACCCCGGGCTGATAATCGGGTGGACCACGGACAAGGACTTCGTCGTCCGCGCGGCCACGGCGGTGAACACGAAAACCGGCGGGTACGACCTGATGGTCCGCGAGAAGCCCGGGGCCGACTGGAAGGTCGTCAAGCAGTGGACCAACGAGGAGCAGGGGCAGCCCGCCGCGTTCGGCGCGGACGCGAACACCCTGTACGTGATCGGCAACGACCAGACCGACACCATGCGCCTCACGAAGCTGGACCTTGCCACGGGCAAGGAAGAGGTGGTGGCCGAGGACCCGACCGCGGACGTGAGCGGCGCGATGGTCGACGACAAGCGGCGCGTCCCGCTGGCCGTGTCGTTCACCCGCGCCCGCACCGAGTGGAAGATCCTCGACGACGGCATCAAGGCCGACTTCGCGGCCCTCGCCAAGGTGCGCCGCGGCGACTTCAGCGTCACCAGCCAGACCCGCGACCAGAACCTTTGGGTGGTGGCCTATGCCACCGACGACGGCCCCACCGCGTTCTACCTCTACGACCGCGCGGCCAAGAAGGCCGAGTTCCTGTTCGTCAACAACTCGAAGCTGGAGAAGCTGAAGCTCGCGCAGATGGAGCCGATCAGCTACCGGGCCAAGGACGGGCTCACCGTTCACGGGTACCTGACCAAGCCGGTCGGGGTGGACGCGAAGAACCTGCCCACCGTGCTCCTGGTCCACGGCGGCCCGTGGGCGCGCGACAACTGGGGCTTCAGCTCGCTGACGCAGTTCCTCGCGAACCGCGGGTACGCGGTGCTCCAGGTGAACTTCCGCGGCAGCACCGGGTACGGCAAGAAGTTCCTGAACGCCGGCAACCGGGAGTGGGCCGGGAAGATGCACCAGGACCTGATCGACGCCAAGGAGTGGGCCGTCAAGCAGGGCGTCGCGGACCCGGCCCGGGTCGCGATCATGGGCGGCAGCTACGGCGGGTACGCGACGCTGGTCGGGCTCACGTTCACCCCGGACGCGTTCACGTGCGGCGTGGACATCGTCGGGCCGAGCAGCATCGTCACGCTGCTGAAGACCGTCCCGCCGTACTGGGCGCCGGCCAAGGCGCTGTTCGCCAAGCGGGTCGGCGACCTCGAAAAGGAGGAGGCGTTCCTCAAGGAGCGGTCGCCGCTGTTCAAGGTAAACGACATCACCAAGCCGCTCCTGATCGGCCAGGGCAAGAACGACCCGCGGGTGAAGGTCGCGGAGAGCGACCAGATCGTCGAGGCCATGCGGAAGAACGGCAAACCGGTGGAGTACGTGCTGTACCCCGACGAGGGCCACGGGTTCGCCCGGCCGGAGAACCGGCTGCACTTCTTCGCGGTCACCGAGCAGTTCCTCGCCAAGCACCTCGGCGGCCGCGCCGAGCCGGTCGGCGAGATCAAGGGGCACTCGGGCGAGATCAAGTAG
- a CDS encoding calcium-binding protein, translating into MTSWLKNFLAPTSPAPCRARLGVETLSSRLTPAGVSLSGTTLLIEGTAGDDRVDVVPNYLGGIDVTVTLAGDGPVLYRYDIGETTAIRFGGYDGNDYISNLSWNKLTAYGGRGDDTLRGGYVADELIGGEGNDFIRGYTGNDFVNGDGGNDTIYTDEGDDTVYGGDGNDIVYAGAGNDKVYGGAGRDSVYAGAGNDIVYGDYDPAAHYVYVDDEEGYRYKPTIVLTSNAEDTLYGEDGEDRLQGGDGNDKLYGGNGNDTLGATWMAVEWGPEYQYDGSYVGRPVTIKSDEGESGDDYLSGGAGNDTLRGGDGSDTLSGGDGSDWLYAGWVWGSLDGDKDYLYGDAGYDHFLEVEARDKTDWNFEHISALPG; encoded by the coding sequence ATGACCAGTTGGCTCAAGAACTTCCTCGCGCCCACCAGCCCCGCCCCGTGCCGCGCCCGGCTCGGCGTCGAAACCCTTTCTTCCCGGCTCACCCCGGCCGGGGTGTCGCTCTCCGGTACGACCCTGCTGATCGAGGGGACCGCCGGGGACGACCGGGTGGACGTCGTGCCGAACTACCTCGGCGGGATCGACGTCACGGTCACCCTCGCCGGCGACGGGCCGGTGCTGTACCGGTACGACATCGGTGAGACGACGGCGATCCGCTTCGGCGGCTACGACGGGAACGACTACATCAGCAACCTCTCGTGGAACAAATTGACCGCCTACGGCGGGCGCGGGGACGACACCCTGCGCGGCGGGTACGTGGCCGACGAACTGATCGGCGGTGAGGGCAACGACTTCATCCGCGGTTACACCGGCAACGATTTCGTGAACGGGGACGGCGGCAACGACACCATCTACACCGACGAGGGCGACGACACGGTGTACGGCGGCGACGGCAACGACATCGTGTACGCCGGCGCTGGCAACGACAAGGTGTACGGCGGCGCCGGCCGGGACAGCGTCTACGCGGGGGCCGGCAACGACATCGTGTACGGGGACTACGACCCGGCCGCGCACTACGTGTATGTGGACGACGAAGAAGGCTACCGTTACAAGCCCACGATCGTGCTGACCTCGAACGCCGAAGACACCCTGTACGGCGAGGACGGCGAGGACCGGCTCCAGGGCGGGGACGGGAACGACAAGCTGTACGGCGGCAACGGGAACGACACGCTCGGCGCGACCTGGATGGCGGTCGAGTGGGGGCCGGAGTATCAGTACGACGGGTCCTACGTGGGGCGCCCGGTGACGATCAAGTCGGACGAGGGCGAGTCCGGGGACGATTACCTCTCCGGCGGTGCCGGCAACGACACCCTGCGCGGCGGCGACGGCAGCGACACACTGAGCGGCGGCGACGGCAGCGACTGGCTGTACGCCGGCTGGGTCTGGGGCTCCCTGGACGGCGACAAGGACTATCTGTACGGGGACGCCGGGTACGACCACTTCCTGGAAGTCGAAGCCCGCGACAAGACCGACTGGAACTTCGAGCACATTTCCGCGCTGCCCGGCTGA
- a CDS encoding RNA polymerase sigma factor gives MDPAAARTSVTLLARLGGAPADAVAWTEFLHRYGPQVLAWCRHWNLQAADAEDVAQDVLLRVSRQMRTFRYDPARSFRGWLKTVARAAWADWLEARRRAVPAAGDTSARHALESATARDDLVGRLEAEFDRELLDAAAARVRARVDARTWDAFALTALEGVGGAEAAERLGMKVATVYVAKGRVQKLLQEEVRALDGGPAAGDEGDGA, from the coding sequence ATGGACCCGGCCGCCGCGCGCACCAGCGTTACCCTCCTCGCACGCCTCGGCGGGGCGCCGGCCGACGCGGTGGCGTGGACCGAGTTCCTCCACCGGTACGGCCCGCAAGTCCTCGCCTGGTGCCGCCACTGGAACCTGCAAGCGGCGGACGCCGAGGACGTGGCCCAGGACGTGCTGCTCCGGGTGTCGCGCCAGATGCGCACGTTCCGCTACGACCCCGCGCGCAGCTTCCGCGGGTGGCTCAAGACCGTGGCCCGCGCCGCCTGGGCCGACTGGCTCGAGGCGCGCCGGCGGGCGGTCCCGGCCGCCGGCGACACGTCCGCGCGGCACGCCTTGGAGTCGGCCACCGCGCGGGACGACCTGGTCGGGCGGCTCGAAGCCGAGTTCGACCGCGAGCTGCTGGACGCGGCCGCCGCCCGGGTGCGGGCGCGGGTCGACGCGCGCACCTGGGACGCGTTCGCCCTCACCGCCCTTGAGGGCGTGGGCGGGGCCGAGGCGGCGGAGCGGTTGGGCATGAAGGTGGCAACGGTTTACGTCGCGAAGGGGCGGGTGCAGAAGCTGCTGCAAGAGGAAGTGCGGGCGCTCGACGGCGGCCCCGCCGCGGGGGACGAGGGGGACGGTGCATGA
- a CDS encoding ABC transporter permease, with protein sequence MLAHLRTLRLAAWLGWQLETNWASPWLFALYMLVKPVCGSLMLVGMFYAASQATGGVGRRVPVEFLPYMYVSNACYGLVGTVMFGLSSAVVRDREQYRMLKYVYISPARFQTYFLGRGASRALEGTIGGVLNLTVGLALFAQVRTAVTVDVPWLLVYLAAGAAMLWACGMILAAACLNLARNGMFLSEGIAGLVYLLSGVVFPLSVFTGNMAWVRWVSMSLPTTYWLEGMRRALMGDVPERLRGPLADWSKAELALVLVGTTAVLVVLAQAFWRWSERRAWRLGRLEENAGV encoded by the coding sequence ATGCTCGCACACCTCCGCACCCTCCGGCTGGCCGCGTGGCTCGGCTGGCAGCTCGAAACCAACTGGGCCAGCCCGTGGCTGTTCGCCCTGTACATGCTCGTCAAGCCGGTGTGCGGGTCGCTCATGCTGGTCGGCATGTTCTACGCCGCCAGCCAGGCCACCGGGGGCGTCGGGCGCCGCGTCCCGGTCGAGTTCCTGCCGTACATGTACGTGTCCAACGCGTGCTACGGGCTGGTCGGCACCGTCATGTTCGGGCTCAGCTCCGCGGTGGTGCGGGACCGCGAGCAGTACCGGATGCTGAAGTACGTCTACATCAGCCCGGCCCGGTTCCAGACGTACTTCCTCGGCCGCGGCGCGTCCCGCGCGCTCGAGGGCACCATCGGCGGGGTGCTGAACCTGACGGTCGGGCTAGCCCTGTTCGCGCAGGTGCGGACCGCGGTCACCGTCGATGTCCCCTGGCTGCTCGTGTACCTGGCAGCGGGCGCGGCGATGCTCTGGGCGTGCGGGATGATCCTCGCCGCCGCGTGCCTGAACCTCGCGCGCAACGGCATGTTCCTCAGCGAGGGCATCGCGGGGCTGGTGTACCTGCTCAGCGGGGTCGTGTTCCCGCTCTCGGTGTTCACCGGGAACATGGCGTGGGTGCGGTGGGTCAGCATGAGCCTGCCCACCACGTACTGGCTCGAGGGAATGCGCCGGGCGCTCATGGGCGACGTGCCGGAGCGGCTCCGCGGCCCGCTGGCGGACTGGTCGAAGGCGGAGCTGGCGCTGGTGCTGGTCGGCACGACGGCGGTGCTGGTGGTGCTGGCGCAAGCGTTCTGGCGGTGGAGCGAGCGCCGGGCGTGGCGCCTGGGGCGGCTCGAAGAGAACGCCGGCGTGTGA